A genomic region of Pirellulales bacterium contains the following coding sequences:
- a CDS encoding CAAX prenyl protease-related protein, with translation MSFRAARSNPWLVFLLPFVVYMLAGSFEPGPPAEPGAKSAAWLDLGIEYRHYPLIYTVKILLTVAAIAYVYPGYRQFPCRASLLAIMVGVVGAVVWIALAWTQRTIQSHLGWTPGVGARSAFNPQHELASSPAWAYGFLAIRFVGLALVVPVIEEFFLRGFLTRYFVAPEWWTVPFGRVNRLAIIAGTALPVLMHPGEALAAAVWFSAVTWLMLRTRNVWDCIAAHAVTNLLLGIYVVVSGNWWLM, from the coding sequence ATGAGTTTTCGCGCCGCCCGATCCAATCCCTGGCTGGTCTTTCTGCTGCCGTTTGTCGTCTACATGCTAGCGGGCAGCTTCGAGCCGGGGCCCCCCGCCGAGCCGGGCGCAAAATCCGCGGCGTGGCTCGATCTGGGCATCGAATATCGCCATTACCCGCTGATTTACACGGTCAAGATTTTGCTGACCGTGGCGGCGATCGCGTACGTTTATCCTGGGTATCGGCAATTTCCTTGCCGGGCCAGTCTGCTAGCGATCATGGTGGGGGTCGTTGGTGCCGTCGTCTGGATCGCGCTGGCTTGGACTCAACGAACCATTCAATCGCATCTCGGTTGGACTCCCGGCGTCGGCGCGCGGAGCGCGTTCAATCCGCAGCACGAACTGGCCAGCTCGCCGGCGTGGGCGTATGGTTTTCTCGCGATCCGCTTCGTCGGCCTGGCGCTCGTCGTGCCAGTGATCGAAGAGTTCTTTCTGCGCGGGTTTCTGACGCGATATTTCGTCGCCCCCGAATGGTGGACAGTGCCATTCGGCCGCGTCAATCGGCTCGCCATCATCGCGGGCACGGCGTTGCCCGTGCTCATGCACCCCGGAGAAGCGCTGGCCGCCGCGGTCTGGTTCTCCGCCGTCACCTGGCTGATGCTCCGCACTCGCAATGTCTGGGATTGCATCGCCGCCCACGCCGTCACCAACCTGCTGCTGGGCATCTACGTCGTCGTCAGCGGCAACTGGTGGCTGATGTAG